The following coding sequences lie in one Arachis hypogaea cultivar Tifrunner chromosome 9, arahy.Tifrunner.gnm2.J5K5, whole genome shotgun sequence genomic window:
- the LOC112708725 gene encoding probable acyl-[acyl-carrier-protein]--UDP-N-acetylglucosamine O-acyltransferase, mitochondrial isoform X4, with translation MVLQDVPKYTMVAGERAELRGLNLVGLARRGFSTAEIRNLKAAYRKIFMRADANAGSFEDRLAKVAMLLDFVLCVQYRIM, from the exons ATG GTTTTACAAGATGTTCCAAAGTACACAATGGTAGCCGGAGAAAGAGCGGAGCTTCGGGGTCTAAATTTAGTGGGCCTGGCTCGACGTGGATTCAGCACTGCAGAG ATCAGGAACCTTAAAGCAGCCTATCGGAAGATATTCATGCGTGCTGATGCAAATGCCGGGTCATTCGAGGATAGGCTTGCCAAAGTG GCCATGTTGCTGGATTTTGTGCTCTGTGTGCAATACAGAATCATGTAA
- the LOC112708725 gene encoding probable acyl-[acyl-carrier-protein]--UDP-N-acetylglucosamine O-acyltransferase, mitochondrial isoform X3 gives MMNIFLMVLQDVPKYTMVAGERAELRGLNLVGLARRGFSTAEIRNLKAAYRKIFMRADANAGSFEDRLAKVAMLLDFVLCVQYRIM, from the exons ATGATGAACATTTTTTTAATG GTTTTACAAGATGTTCCAAAGTACACAATGGTAGCCGGAGAAAGAGCGGAGCTTCGGGGTCTAAATTTAGTGGGCCTGGCTCGACGTGGATTCAGCACTGCAGAG ATCAGGAACCTTAAAGCAGCCTATCGGAAGATATTCATGCGTGCTGATGCAAATGCCGGGTCATTCGAGGATAGGCTTGCCAAAGTG GCCATGTTGCTGGATTTTGTGCTCTGTGTGCAATACAGAATCATGTAA
- the LOC112708725 gene encoding ubiquitin carboxyl-terminal hydrolase 23 isoform X1, with translation MVNLLESMHKCCLPSGVPSESPSAYEKSFVHKIFGGHLRSQVKCQQCSFCSNKFDPFLDLSLKIFKAESLQKALANFTAAEWLDGGERQYNCQRCKQKVRALKQLTVHKALYVLTIHLKRFHAHNPGQKIKKKVRFDCALDLKPFVSGSYNSTSDSFDKWLQQHQIKVPPRKIRDILK, from the exons ATGGTCAACTTACTTGAGTCAATGCATAAATGCTGCCTGCCTTCTGGTGTACCAAGTGAATCACCTAGTGCTTATGAGAAAAGTTTTGTTCATAAAATATTTGGTGGTCATCTGCGAAGTCAG GTGAAATGTCAGCAGTGTTCCTTTTGCTCCAACAAGTTTGATCCATTCTTAGATCTAAGCCTCAAAATTTTCAAGGCAGAATCATTGCAGAAAGCACTTGCAAATTTCACTGCTGCAGAATGGTTGGATGGAGGGGAAAGGCAATACAATTGTCAAAGATGCAAGCAGAAAGTTAGGGCTCTAAAACAGCTTACGGTTCATAAGGCACTTTATGTGCTAACTATTCACTTAAAGCGGTTCCATGCGCACAATCCTGGACAGAAGATTAAAAAGAAGGTTCGGTTTGACTGTGCTCTGGACCTAAAACCTTTTGTCAGCGGCTCATAT AACTCAACTAGTGATTCTTTTGACAAATGGCTGCAGCAGCACCAAATAAAAGTACCGCCAAGAAAGATTCGAGATATCCTGAAATAG
- the LOC112708725 gene encoding ubiquitin carboxyl-terminal hydrolase 23 isoform X2: protein MVNLLESMHKCCLPSGVPSESPSAYEKSFVHKIFGGHLRSQVKCQQCSFCSNKFDPFLDLSLKIFKAESLQKALANFTAAEWLDGGERQYNCQRCKQKVRALKQLTVHKALYVLTIHLKRFHAHNPGQKIKKKVRFDCALDLKPFVSGSYISMFSNTDYWLAIGVNGLFLFSC, encoded by the exons ATGGTCAACTTACTTGAGTCAATGCATAAATGCTGCCTGCCTTCTGGTGTACCAAGTGAATCACCTAGTGCTTATGAGAAAAGTTTTGTTCATAAAATATTTGGTGGTCATCTGCGAAGTCAG GTGAAATGTCAGCAGTGTTCCTTTTGCTCCAACAAGTTTGATCCATTCTTAGATCTAAGCCTCAAAATTTTCAAGGCAGAATCATTGCAGAAAGCACTTGCAAATTTCACTGCTGCAGAATGGTTGGATGGAGGGGAAAGGCAATACAATTGTCAAAGATGCAAGCAGAAAGTTAGGGCTCTAAAACAGCTTACGGTTCATAAGGCACTTTATGTGCTAACTATTCACTTAAAGCGGTTCCATGCGCACAATCCTGGACAGAAGATTAAAAAGAAGGTTCGGTTTGACTGTGCTCTGGACCTAAAACCTTTTGTCAGCGGCTCATAT ATCTCAATGTTTTCCAATACAGATTACTGGTTGGCCATTGGAGTTAATGGCTTATTCTTATTTAGCTGTTAG
- the LOC140175018 gene encoding uncharacterized protein, which translates to MFNEALYGKRRRQDNTLIDNWIDEYLLEDSEEEDIDRSPIPIPRRWINRDREAGHDRLFRDYFADEPVYNADIFRRRFRMRRDVFLRIVDALSNVYPYFRQRVDATGRRGLSPLQKCTAAIRMLAYGVAADAVDDYVRIGESTTIECLEKFVEGVISVFQDEYLRKPNPNDVQRLLQMAEGRGFPGMLGSIDCMHWQWKNCPKAWKGMYMSGYRGVATIVLGVVASSDLWIWHAFFGVSGSNNDINVLDRSPVFDDILNDRAPEVNYTINGNNYTMGYYLADGIYPEWATFVKSISKPQGEKRKLFAQYQEGQRKDVERAFGVLQARFAIIRGPARFWEKKKLANIMRACIILHNMIVEDERDSYAGNFAQGLD; encoded by the exons atgttcaatgaggctttgtatggcaaAAGAAGACGGCAAGATAACACACTCATAGATAATTGGATCGATGAGTATTTACTCgaagattcagaagaagaagatatcgatAGAAGCCCTATCCCAATTCCTCGTAGATGGATCAACAGAGATCGAGAAGCAGGACATGATCGCCTTTTCCGAGATTACTTTGCAGATGAACCGGTGTATAATGCTGACATTTTTCGACGGAGATTTCGAATGAGAAGAGATGTGTTCCTTCGGATAGTAGACGCTCTCTCAAACGTCTATCCGTATTTCCGACAGAGGGTTgatgcaactggaagaagaggcttgTCGCCACTTCAGAAATGTACCGCTGCGATACGGATGTTAGCATATGGCGTTGCAGCTGAtgctgttgatgattatgtgcgcataggcgagagcactacaatcgaatgcttggaaaaatttgttgaaggtgtcattTCCGTGTTCCAGGATGAATACTTGCGAAAACCTAATCCAAATGACGTACAACGCCTGCTACAAATGGCGGAAGGTCGTGGCTTCCCTGGCATGTTGGgtagcattgactgcatgcattggcaatggaaaaattgtccaaaggcatggaaaggtatgtacatgagtggttatcgtGGGGTTGCAACCATAGTACTTGGGGTTGTAGCATCTTCAGACCTTTGGATATGGCATGCATTCTTTGGAGTTTCTGGTTCAAATAATGATATTAACGTGTTAGATCGTTCTCCAGTGTTTGATGATATTCTAAATGACCGTGCTCCGGaggtaaattatactattaatggtaataattatacaatgggatactatttagcagatggtatttatcctgaatgggccacatttgtcaaatcaatctcaaagccacaaggcgagaaacgcaagttatttgcacaataccaagaagggcaaagaaaagatgtggaacgagcattcggagtgttgcaagcacgctttgcaattatacgtggtccagctcgtttttgggaaaagaaaaagcttgccaacataatgagagcttgtattatattgcataatatgattgttgaggatgaaagagacagctatgcaggaaattttgctcaaggcttaga CTGA
- the LOC112708729 gene encoding probable LRR receptor-like serine/threonine-protein kinase At1g05700 isoform X1, whose protein sequence is MHAMAKKIANSLFLLLAALSFVATVQGQDQSAGFISIDCGLPENSNYTEKSTGINYISDANFIDSGVSKTVSPQDKTTHPQYFTYLRSFPYGTRNCYRINVISATRYLIRASFLYGNYDGLNKLPEFDLYLGVHFWDTVKFTDSSVSINYEIIHTLSTDYIHICMVNKGKGTPFISVIEMRILDNANSTYVTEDGSTSLARFRRLAFGITNLTYRYKDDPYDRIWEPYWDQKWTQLSSRLSNDDLDQNDFKVPVVVLETSATPKNATASLDFYWEDDYHNNETQHQYYFYFHFADLRKLAPNQTSSINITINGVFWATVELSYANADSTYSNVPWYGSKKYHISLFRTESSSLPPIINALEIYSVKDFSSQLETQKDDVDAVTNIKRTYRVNSRNWEGDPCAPLAYKWQGVDCSSFDGFLRITSLNLSSSGLTGDIPADISKLTMIKSLDLSNNNLSGTIPSFLAQLQSLEYLNLANNTLTGSISNELLQKQSDGLLSLSVGENPNLCASTSCNPQTNDTRKKENNAVIAVVASIAGILVLLVIIAAVIIFHRRKRYAAARNIILGKRRSSIKGTELESKQRQYSFNEVVKMTNNFDRILGRGGFGTVYHGFIEDIQVAVKMLSLSSVHGYQQFVAEVKLLMRVHHRNLTSLIGYCNEETNIGLIYEYMANGNLDEHVSGKTNSGRSLNWEDRLQIALDAAQALEYLHNGCKPPIIHRDVKCTNILLNESFHAKLADFGLSKCFATDGDTHVSTIVAGTPGYLDPEYTTSNRLTEKSDVYSFGVVLLRIITGQPVIIVREDMIHHISQRVNSMIAEGDITKVVDSRLQGDFDSNSAWRAVEIAMASVSTISMERPYMSDIVKELKECLAAELARKHNSCDLQNKDLVEQVSLNLISTDITPIAR, encoded by the exons ATGCATGCAATGGCAAAGAAGATCGCGAATTCCCTTTTTCTACTACTTGCAGCTCTTTCTTTCGTAGCCACGGTCCAAGGCCAGGATCAATCAG CAGGATTCATTAGTATAGATTGTGGACTACCTGAAAATTCCAACTATACTGAGAAGAGCACCGGAATCAATTACATTTCAGATGCTAATTTTATTGATTCTGGTGTGAGTAAGACTGTGTCGCCCCAAGATAAGACTACTCATCCACAATACTTTACTTATCTTCGGAGCTTTCCTTATGGAACAAGAAACTGTTACAGAATAAATGTAATTAGTGCTACTAGATATTTAATCAGAGCTAGTTTCCTGTACGGAAACTATGATGGTCTTAATAAGCTCCCAGAATTTGATCTTTATCTTGGAGTTCATTTTTGGGACACGGTGAAATTTACAGATTCATCAGTCAGCATAAATTATGAAATTATACACACTCTATCGACGGATTATATCCATATCTGTATGGTTAATAAAGGCAAAGGGACACCATTCATTTCAGTTATAGAAATGAGGATTTTGGACAATGCCAACTCTACTTATGTCACTGAAGACGGATCTACATCATTGGCACGATTCCGAAGGTTGGCTTTTGGTATCACCAACTTAACATACAG GTATAAAGATGATCCATATGACCGGATATGGGAGCCTTATTGGGACCAAAAGTGGACACAATTAAGCAGTAGACTTAGCAACGATGACTTGGATCAGAATGACTTTAAAGTACCAGTTGTTGTATTGGAGACTTCAGCTACACCAAAAAATGCTACTGCCTCATTAGACTTCTACTGGGAGGATGATTATCATAACAATGAAACTCAGCACCAATACTATTTCTACTTTCACTTCGCTGACCTTCGGAAGCTGGCTCCAAATCAAACAAGTTCAATCAATATCACCATAAATGGCGTGTTTTGGGCAACAGTGGAACTCTCATACGCTAATGCGGATTCCACTTATTCTAATGTCCCTTGGTATGGAAGCAAAAAGTATCACATTTCCCTTTTTCGGACAGAATCTTCCTCCCTTCCACCCATCATCAATGCTCTTGAGATTTATTCAGTGAAAGATTTCTCATCACAGTTAGAAACCCAAAAAGATGATG TGGATGCAGTCACAAACATCAAGAGGACTTATAGGGTGAACAGTAGAAACTGGGAAGGAGATCCATGTGCCCCCCTTGCATACAAGTGGCAAGGTGTAGACTGTAGCTCTTTTGATGGCTTTCTGAGAATCACATCCTT GAATTTGTCTTCAAGTGGACTGACCGGAGATATACCTGCTGATATTTCCAAGCTTACCATGATAAAATCCTT AGATTTATCAAACAATAACTTAAGTGGGACTATTCCGTCTTTTCTGGCACAACTGCAATCGCTGGAATACTT AAACTTGGCTAACAACACCCTAACAGGTTCAATTTCAAATGAACTCCTTCAAAAACAAAGTGATGGTCTATTATCCTTGAG TGTGGGGGAAAATCCAAATTTATGTGCATCAACTTCATGCAACCCGCAAACAAATGAtacaagaaagaaagagaataatgcagtTATTGCAGTGGTAGCATCAATTGCAGGGATATTAGTGCTTCTAGTGATTATAGCAGCAGTTATAATCTTTCACCGGAGAAAGCGATATG CTGCTGCTAGGAACATTATTCTTGGGAAGCGTCGTAGTTCAATTAAGGGGACAGAATTGGAATCGAAGCAACGACAATATTCATTTAATGAGGTTGTTAAGATGACCAACAACTTTGATAGGATTCTTGGCAGAGGTGGATTCGGAACAGTTTACCATGGCTTTATTGAGGACATTCAAGTGGCTGTCAAGATGCTTTCCCTATCTTCAGTGCATGGATATCAGCAATTTGTTGCAGAG GTTAAGCTTCTAATGAGAGTACATCACCGAAATCTGACTTCTCTTATTGGCTACTGCAATGAAGAAACTAATATAGGGCTCATCTATGAATACATGGCAAATGGAAACTTAGATGAACATGTTTCAG GAAAAACGAACAGCGGAAGGTCCTTGAATTGGGAAGATAGACTTCAAATAGCATTAGATGCCGCCCAAG CATTGGAATATCTGCATAATGGTTGTAAGCCACCTATAATCCACAGAGATGTAAAATGCACAAATATTCTATTAAATGAAAGCTTCCATGCCAAACTGGCTGATTTTGGATTGTCCAAATGTTTTGCGACTGACGGAGATACGCATGTATCGACAATTGTGGCCGGAACTCCAGGCTACCTAGATCCTGA GTACACGACATCAAACAGATTGACAGAAAAAAGTGATGTGTATAGTTTTGGAGTAGTTCTTTTAAGGATAATCACAGGTCAGCCAGTGATAATAGTAAGAGAAGACATGATTCATCATATAAGTCAACGGGTTAATTCCATGATTGCTGAAGGGGATATAACAAAAGTTGTTGACTCAAGGTTACAAGGAGATTTTGACAGTAACTCTGCATGGAGAGCAGTTGAAATAGCAATGGCCTCTGTGTCTACCATTTCGATGGAGAGGCCATACATGAGTGATATAGTGAAAGAGCTAAAGGAGTGTTTGGCTGCAGAGTTAGCTCGAAAACATAATAGTTGTGACCTTCAAAATAAAGATTTAGTTGAGCAGGTTAGTCTGAACTTGATTAGTACTGATATCACTCCCATAGCTAGGTAG
- the LOC112708729 gene encoding probable LRR receptor-like serine/threonine-protein kinase At1g05700 isoform X2, which translates to MHAMAKKIANSLFLLLAALSFVATVQGQDQSGFISIDCGLPENSNYTEKSTGINYISDANFIDSGVSKTVSPQDKTTHPQYFTYLRSFPYGTRNCYRINVISATRYLIRASFLYGNYDGLNKLPEFDLYLGVHFWDTVKFTDSSVSINYEIIHTLSTDYIHICMVNKGKGTPFISVIEMRILDNANSTYVTEDGSTSLARFRRLAFGITNLTYRYKDDPYDRIWEPYWDQKWTQLSSRLSNDDLDQNDFKVPVVVLETSATPKNATASLDFYWEDDYHNNETQHQYYFYFHFADLRKLAPNQTSSINITINGVFWATVELSYANADSTYSNVPWYGSKKYHISLFRTESSSLPPIINALEIYSVKDFSSQLETQKDDVDAVTNIKRTYRVNSRNWEGDPCAPLAYKWQGVDCSSFDGFLRITSLNLSSSGLTGDIPADISKLTMIKSLDLSNNNLSGTIPSFLAQLQSLEYLNLANNTLTGSISNELLQKQSDGLLSLSVGENPNLCASTSCNPQTNDTRKKENNAVIAVVASIAGILVLLVIIAAVIIFHRRKRYAAARNIILGKRRSSIKGTELESKQRQYSFNEVVKMTNNFDRILGRGGFGTVYHGFIEDIQVAVKMLSLSSVHGYQQFVAEVKLLMRVHHRNLTSLIGYCNEETNIGLIYEYMANGNLDEHVSGKTNSGRSLNWEDRLQIALDAAQALEYLHNGCKPPIIHRDVKCTNILLNESFHAKLADFGLSKCFATDGDTHVSTIVAGTPGYLDPEYTTSNRLTEKSDVYSFGVVLLRIITGQPVIIVREDMIHHISQRVNSMIAEGDITKVVDSRLQGDFDSNSAWRAVEIAMASVSTISMERPYMSDIVKELKECLAAELARKHNSCDLQNKDLVEQVSLNLISTDITPIAR; encoded by the exons ATGCATGCAATGGCAAAGAAGATCGCGAATTCCCTTTTTCTACTACTTGCAGCTCTTTCTTTCGTAGCCACGGTCCAAGGCCAGGATCAATCAG GATTCATTAGTATAGATTGTGGACTACCTGAAAATTCCAACTATACTGAGAAGAGCACCGGAATCAATTACATTTCAGATGCTAATTTTATTGATTCTGGTGTGAGTAAGACTGTGTCGCCCCAAGATAAGACTACTCATCCACAATACTTTACTTATCTTCGGAGCTTTCCTTATGGAACAAGAAACTGTTACAGAATAAATGTAATTAGTGCTACTAGATATTTAATCAGAGCTAGTTTCCTGTACGGAAACTATGATGGTCTTAATAAGCTCCCAGAATTTGATCTTTATCTTGGAGTTCATTTTTGGGACACGGTGAAATTTACAGATTCATCAGTCAGCATAAATTATGAAATTATACACACTCTATCGACGGATTATATCCATATCTGTATGGTTAATAAAGGCAAAGGGACACCATTCATTTCAGTTATAGAAATGAGGATTTTGGACAATGCCAACTCTACTTATGTCACTGAAGACGGATCTACATCATTGGCACGATTCCGAAGGTTGGCTTTTGGTATCACCAACTTAACATACAG GTATAAAGATGATCCATATGACCGGATATGGGAGCCTTATTGGGACCAAAAGTGGACACAATTAAGCAGTAGACTTAGCAACGATGACTTGGATCAGAATGACTTTAAAGTACCAGTTGTTGTATTGGAGACTTCAGCTACACCAAAAAATGCTACTGCCTCATTAGACTTCTACTGGGAGGATGATTATCATAACAATGAAACTCAGCACCAATACTATTTCTACTTTCACTTCGCTGACCTTCGGAAGCTGGCTCCAAATCAAACAAGTTCAATCAATATCACCATAAATGGCGTGTTTTGGGCAACAGTGGAACTCTCATACGCTAATGCGGATTCCACTTATTCTAATGTCCCTTGGTATGGAAGCAAAAAGTATCACATTTCCCTTTTTCGGACAGAATCTTCCTCCCTTCCACCCATCATCAATGCTCTTGAGATTTATTCAGTGAAAGATTTCTCATCACAGTTAGAAACCCAAAAAGATGATG TGGATGCAGTCACAAACATCAAGAGGACTTATAGGGTGAACAGTAGAAACTGGGAAGGAGATCCATGTGCCCCCCTTGCATACAAGTGGCAAGGTGTAGACTGTAGCTCTTTTGATGGCTTTCTGAGAATCACATCCTT GAATTTGTCTTCAAGTGGACTGACCGGAGATATACCTGCTGATATTTCCAAGCTTACCATGATAAAATCCTT AGATTTATCAAACAATAACTTAAGTGGGACTATTCCGTCTTTTCTGGCACAACTGCAATCGCTGGAATACTT AAACTTGGCTAACAACACCCTAACAGGTTCAATTTCAAATGAACTCCTTCAAAAACAAAGTGATGGTCTATTATCCTTGAG TGTGGGGGAAAATCCAAATTTATGTGCATCAACTTCATGCAACCCGCAAACAAATGAtacaagaaagaaagagaataatgcagtTATTGCAGTGGTAGCATCAATTGCAGGGATATTAGTGCTTCTAGTGATTATAGCAGCAGTTATAATCTTTCACCGGAGAAAGCGATATG CTGCTGCTAGGAACATTATTCTTGGGAAGCGTCGTAGTTCAATTAAGGGGACAGAATTGGAATCGAAGCAACGACAATATTCATTTAATGAGGTTGTTAAGATGACCAACAACTTTGATAGGATTCTTGGCAGAGGTGGATTCGGAACAGTTTACCATGGCTTTATTGAGGACATTCAAGTGGCTGTCAAGATGCTTTCCCTATCTTCAGTGCATGGATATCAGCAATTTGTTGCAGAG GTTAAGCTTCTAATGAGAGTACATCACCGAAATCTGACTTCTCTTATTGGCTACTGCAATGAAGAAACTAATATAGGGCTCATCTATGAATACATGGCAAATGGAAACTTAGATGAACATGTTTCAG GAAAAACGAACAGCGGAAGGTCCTTGAATTGGGAAGATAGACTTCAAATAGCATTAGATGCCGCCCAAG CATTGGAATATCTGCATAATGGTTGTAAGCCACCTATAATCCACAGAGATGTAAAATGCACAAATATTCTATTAAATGAAAGCTTCCATGCCAAACTGGCTGATTTTGGATTGTCCAAATGTTTTGCGACTGACGGAGATACGCATGTATCGACAATTGTGGCCGGAACTCCAGGCTACCTAGATCCTGA GTACACGACATCAAACAGATTGACAGAAAAAAGTGATGTGTATAGTTTTGGAGTAGTTCTTTTAAGGATAATCACAGGTCAGCCAGTGATAATAGTAAGAGAAGACATGATTCATCATATAAGTCAACGGGTTAATTCCATGATTGCTGAAGGGGATATAACAAAAGTTGTTGACTCAAGGTTACAAGGAGATTTTGACAGTAACTCTGCATGGAGAGCAGTTGAAATAGCAATGGCCTCTGTGTCTACCATTTCGATGGAGAGGCCATACATGAGTGATATAGTGAAAGAGCTAAAGGAGTGTTTGGCTGCAGAGTTAGCTCGAAAACATAATAGTTGTGACCTTCAAAATAAAGATTTAGTTGAGCAGGTTAGTCTGAACTTGATTAGTACTGATATCACTCCCATAGCTAGGTAG